DNA from Rhodobacteraceae bacterium M382:
TCAGCCTTCATACCATAATATTGTATTTTTTAGGGACAAATTCAAATAGCCAAACGTGTTCAAGAATATTTCTTTTTCTCGCGTTACTTTGCGCCAAATGAAATAACGGGCATATATGCACTCCCTTTGGCCGCGGTTATCGGGATGGCTCTGTCGTAACCAGATCCATAGGGCTGTTTTGTGTGCCCCCCCCCCTTTGCTGTGCCTTTCGTTTCACAGTCCACGACTGCTGCCAGGTTTCGCTGGCTCAGCACACCCCGGTGGGCATGGGGTCGCCAATTGGCTCCCGCTTGGCGGATGCTGCTCTGTCTTAGCCGCTGGCTGAGCGTTCCGTGCACCCACTGAAAGCTTGGGCAATGGACCGGGAGTTGCCGATGATATCGACGCTGTTGGACCAGCCAGAATAGGTCGCGCCATCCTTTGGCGGTTGGAAACCAAATCGCACTGAGACAAAGTTCGGCTTGGATATGCTGGGAGACGGGCTTTGTAATACATAAATCTTCTGAGTGGCGTCATTTGAAAAAACACCCCGCGCATAGAGCGATGCACCGCACCAATAGATGGCATTCTCCGAGAAATCGGCAATGACTTCGAATGTGTTGTCTGACAGCCGGTACGCTTCATAGCGGCTTTCATTTCCCGCCAACGCAATCTGAGCAGGAAACAGTGTCATGAATAATGCCAACGTCAGGCGGTTTGCCGAGGTCCATTTCTGAGGCATGGTGTGCATCTCCCTTTTCATCGAATACGCACGCACCGCCTTTTTGGATCAATCCAACCTGTTCAAAACATACATGCACCTGTTCGGTGCCTCAAATCGCGGCCAGTGGCCTGATCGTGCGTCTTTGTTCAAAACAATCGAATTTTTTCTGATCCGACTTCACCAAGCGGACGTAATAGAGCTATGATTACTCTTAGCGCTGATAAACTCTGCACTCGACCGTCGCATGTCGAGATGTTCTTAGGGGATGGTAAATCTTTGTCGCAAGAGAATACGGAGTTATCAGACCAAACGGCCTGGATGCTTGCGGTTCGGGACCGACGGGACAAAGACGCCTTTGCGGCGTTGTTTGACTACTTTGCGCCGCGCCTGAAGGGCTTCATCATGCGCAAAGGCACATCGTCGGCACAGGCCGAAGAAATTGTTCAGGATGTCATGCTCACAGTTTGGCGCAAGGCCGCGATGTTTGACCCACATCGCGCTCAGGTGTCGGCATGGGTCTATCAGATCGCCCGGAATCGACACATCGACATCCGGCGTAAGGAAAACCGCCCCGTACCCGAAGAGTTGTACGAAGATCCGGGAACTGAGCCGGATGCCAGCCAGATCCTGGCCATTGATCAGGAAGCCAGCCATCTGAAACAGGCACTGGCGCAACTGAGCGCGGATCAACGAGAAATTGTCGAAAAGGCCTATCTGGGCGAGTTGACACATCAACAGATCAGCGAACAGACCGGGCTTCCTTTGGGCACTATCAAATCACGAATACGTCTCGGGCTGGAACGCCTGAGGCGCGAATTGAAGGGACTGCGATAAATGTCCGCAATCACTCACCATGTCCCCGACGCAATGCTGGCAGCCTATGCTGCCGGATCCCTGCCCTATGCCTATTCGGTTGTTGTCGCGAGCCATGTTTCGCTGTGCGATCAGTGCCGTACGGCGCTGGGAGCGCATCAAACCGTCGGAGGCCTTGTGCTCGAAGGGTG
Protein-coding regions in this window:
- a CDS encoding sigma-70 family RNA polymerase sigma factor, producing the protein MLAVRDRRDKDAFAALFDYFAPRLKGFIMRKGTSSAQAEEIVQDVMLTVWRKAAMFDPHRAQVSAWVYQIARNRHIDIRRKENRPVPEELYEDPGTEPDASQILAIDQEASHLKQALAQLSADQREIVEKAYLGELTHQQISEQTGLPLGTIKSRIRLGLERLRRELKGLR